A genome region from Plasmodium vivax chromosome 11, whole genome shotgun sequence includes the following:
- a CDS encoding hypothetical protein (encoded by transcript PVX_115063A), translating to MKTPVDNDVSLNNKEEFIYYLKILNHIGYYDEMVSTISSVNVENFNLNYSESVLMGSTFKNALNVRRKEKTVLENIIANEKSSEQEKKCAELLKYKLNKDIRSIENSTYDIIKAKCIPMTTNEKILMFYWHLLGDITRYCSDTFEGEKKKKTQERSMQSYSYALVLHKDMDTDINISIEMAAQAFRDAIQNMHLLENDDECSKTIGILGVLRDNINKWCELCGRKNVNALFEIKGENFDKYKDIMDSIQS from the exons ATGAAGACGCCTGTTGATAACGACGTTTCGCTAAACAATAAAGAAGAATTCATATACTACCTAAAAATATTAAACCACATTGGATACTACGATG AAATGGTTTCCACGATAAGCTCTGTGAATGTGGAAAATTTCAATTTAAATTACTCCGAGTCGGTGTTAATG gGATCCACCTTCAAAAATGCCCTAAACGTTaggagaaaggaaaaaaccgTACTCGAAAATATCATAGCGAATGAAAAATCAAgtgaacaagaaaaaaagtgcgCTGAGCTACTAAAGTACAAGTTAAATAAAGACATAAGGTCCATAGAAAATAGCACATACGATATTATAAAGGCAAAATGCATTCCCATGACGACTAACGAG AAAATATTAATGTTTTACTGGCATTTGCTTGGAGATATTACGAGATACTGCTCGGACACATttgaaggtgaaaaaaagaagaagactCAAGAAAGAAGCATGCAGTCGTATTCCTACGCCCTAG TTCTCCACAAGGATATGGACACCGACATAAACATTTCCATTGAGATGGCCGCTCAGGCATTTAGAGATGCAATTCAAAATATGCATCTCCTCGa AAACGACGACGAGTGCTCCAAGACGATTGGCATATTGGGCGTACTGCGGGACAACATAAATAAGTGGTGCGAGC TTTGCGGCAGGAAAAATGTGAACGCTCTGTTCGaaataaaaggagaaaacttCGACAAATACAAGGACATTATGGACAGCATCCAGTCATAA
- a CDS encoding hypothetical protein, conserved (encoded by transcript PVX_115060A) — MALSRSKVKFLFPNATLQSYYPTSEMFKAPKVGSAPRIYNGLDPRKVHNYPWTNIFKTRTVKETGYQYGNWAGPSIHSMTIDELATFFTNKDCLKHFTYWQLLKATYGQFQFLFLFLGSLVATITPIFLFTMYIQKFEPLEVTMDPDDYYKNFHWHYYGGEIDHHAFSQYLEARRAVRYRNADINPVDWIPPQYRAEEE; from the coding sequence ATGGCACTGTCAAGGAGCAAAGTAAAATTTCTGTTCCCCAATGCGACGCTGCAGTCGTATTACCCCACGTCTGAAATGTTTAAAGCCCCCAAGGTTGGAAGCGCGCCAAGAATATATAACGGCCTAGACCCCAGGAAGGTCCATAACTACCCATggacaaatatatttaaaacgAGGACAGTCAAAGAGACCGGGTATCAGTATGGCAACTGGGCAGGGCCATCCATTCATTCGATGACCATTGATGAATTGGCCACCTTTTTTACTAACAAGGATTGCTTAAAGCATTTTACTTATTGGCAGTTACTTAAGGCTACTTATGGGCAGTTCCagtttttgttcctctttctGGGATCGCTAGTTGCTACCATCACGCCCATATTTCTGTTCACCATGTATATACAGAAGTTTGAGCCATTAGAAGTCACCATGGACCCAGACGATTATTACAAGAATTTCCACTGGCACTATTACGGAGGAGAAATAGACCACCACGCTTTTTCACAGTACCTGGAAGCTAGAAGGGCAGTCAGGTACAGAAATGCCGACATCAACCCCGTCGATTGGATCCCCCCGCAGTACAGGGCAGAAGAGGAGTGA
- a CDS encoding proliferating cell nuclear antigen, putative (encoded by transcript PVX_115055A): MLEAKLNNASILKKLFECIKDLVNDANVDADESGLKLQALDGNHVSLVSLHLVDSGFSHYRCDRERVLGVNIASLNKVFKLCGANESVVISSKDDEDNLNFVFENNKEDKVTNFSLKLMSIELDSLNIPDCEEGFDAEVELSSKELTNIFRNLSEFSDTVFIEIDSNIIKFTTKGLVGDAEVALKPRESTSEDDVGVTIKSRKKIKQSFAIKYLNLFSKSTILSDVVTLGLSDSRPIEFKYEIKDTSPDADTLKVGFVKFFLAPKMDDEMDNKE; encoded by the coding sequence ATGTTAGAGGCCAAGCTTAACAATGcgtccattttgaagaagctaTTCGAGTGCATCAAAGATTTGGTAAATGACGCAAACGTGGATGCGGACGAAAGCGGGTTAAAGCTGCAGGCACTAGATGGGAACCACGTGTCGCTAGTCAGTCTGCACCTGGTAGACTCGGGCTTCTCCCACTACAGATGTGACCGCGAAAGAGTCCTAGGGGTGAACATCGCCTCCCTCAATAAAGTCTTCAAATTATGTGGAGCCAACGAGTCAGTAGTCATATCCAGCAAAGATGACGAAGATAATCTCAACTTCGTTTtcgaaaataataaagaagATAAGGTGACGAACTTTTCCCTAAAATTGATGTCCATAGAATTGGACTCTCTCAACATCCCAGATTGTGAAGAAGGATTTGATGCAGAGGTAGAATTGAGTAGCAAAGAATTGACGAACATTTTTAGAAACCTCTCCGAATTTTCCGACACAGTGTTCATCGAAATAGACTCCaacattataaaattcaCGACGAAGGGGTTAGTAGGTGATGCAGAAGTGGCTTTAAAGCCAAGGGAATCAACAAGTGAAGATGATGTGGGTGTTACCATCAAgtctagaaaaaaaattaaacaatcCTTTgccataaaatatttgaatttGTTTTCTAAATCTACTATCCTCTCCGATGTGGTTACTCTGGGCTTAAGTGACAGCAGACCCATTGAGTTCAAGTACGAAATAAAGGACACCTCCCCTGACGCGGACACTCTGAAGGTTGGCTTTGTCAAATTCTTCTTGGCGCCTAAAATGGACGACGAAATGGACAACAAGGAGTAG